Proteins found in one Buchnera aphidicola str. G002 (Myzus persicae) genomic segment:
- a CDS encoding DMT family transporter has protein sequence MNKLIIILLFSLVSITWGTTWIAMKIAVETIPPLFATGLRFLIASPLLIMLSYYTKNPLLFPQGQRFFQLMIAIFYFSIPFTLMLYGGIDVSSSIASIIFSSMPVAVLTVSCLYFKQKLFLTQKVGLIISLITLCIVLLIELESNCFFQWKGILALLFALFSHAMIYATCQKKCYSVSVITFNALPSLLSGIILSTISWFTESPHFDTFSNRSILAVIYLGDFSGIFGILSYFYLQQKVSAFYASTVFLIFPIIAGFLESYFYSHTILLCEMWFIFPLLIGILLTLIPVKNFQKEKI, from the coding sequence ATGAATAAATTAATAATAATATTATTATTTTCTTTAGTATCTATTACTTGGGGTACTACTTGGATTGCAATGAAAATTGCTGTAGAAACTATCCCTCCCCTTTTTGCTACTGGTCTGCGTTTTTTAATTGCTTCTCCTTTATTAATTATGCTTTCTTACTATACAAAAAATCCTCTTTTATTTCCTCAAGGACAAAGATTTTTTCAATTAATGATTGCCATATTTTATTTTTCTATACCCTTTACCTTGATGCTATATGGTGGTATTGACGTCAGTTCTTCTATTGCTTCTATTATTTTTTCAAGTATGCCTGTTGCTGTATTAACAGTATCATGTTTATATTTTAAACAAAAATTATTTTTAACTCAAAAAGTTGGATTAATAATTTCTTTAATTACATTATGCATTGTTTTACTAATTGAATTAGAATCAAATTGTTTTTTTCAATGGAAGGGAATTTTAGCTTTACTTTTTGCTTTGTTTAGTCATGCTATGATTTATGCTACATGTCAAAAGAAATGTTATAGTGTATCTGTAATAACTTTTAATGCTTTACCGTCATTGTTATCTGGAATAATTTTGTCTACTATATCATGGTTTACAGAAAGTCCTCATTTTGATACTTTTTCTAATAGATCGATATTAGCTGTAATTTATCTTGGAGATTTTTCCGGAATTTTTGGAATTTTATCTTATTTCTATTTACAACAGAAAGTAAGCGCATTTTATGCTTCTACTGTTTTTTTGATTTTTCCAATAATTGCAGGATTTTTAGAAAGTTATTTCTATAGTCATACAATTTTACTATGTGAAATGTGGTTTATTTTTCCATTACTGATAGGAATATTGTTAACTTTAATTCCAGTTAAAAATTTTCAAAAAGAAAAAATTTAA
- a CDS encoding pseudouridine synthase, whose product MTQKIQKILSHFGYGSRRSIEKMINSGKILVNGKKAVIGQYLNEKNFGEIRIQDKIISIKKTKFRTKVLIYNKPEGEICTTKDFQKRPTVFDKLPFLNTNRWISIGRLDINTRGLLLFTNDGNLANQLMHPKNQIEREYYMRIFGKINKNTMNILKKGVRINNTYSSFKSIYSFSDKESGKNQWFKGILCEGKNREIRSMWKTVKCQVNRLIRIRYGNIVLPRDLKIGHWTELNSTLIDSLYNLISTQK is encoded by the coding sequence ATGACTCAAAAAATACAAAAAATATTATCTCATTTTGGATATGGTTCACGTAGAAGTATTGAAAAGATGATTAATTCTGGAAAAATATTAGTAAACGGGAAAAAAGCAGTAATCGGTCAGTATTTAAACGAAAAAAATTTTGGTGAAATTAGAATTCAAGATAAAATTATTTCTATAAAAAAAACAAAATTCAGAACTAAAGTTTTAATCTATAATAAACCAGAAGGAGAAATTTGCACTACAAAAGATTTTCAAAAACGTCCTACTGTATTCGATAAACTACCATTTTTAAATACAAATAGATGGATTAGTATTGGAAGATTAGATATTAATACTAGAGGGTTATTATTATTTACAAATGATGGAAATTTAGCTAATCAACTTATGCATCCTAAAAATCAAATAGAACGAGAATATTATATGCGTATTTTTGGAAAAATTAATAAAAATACAATGAATATTTTAAAAAAGGGAGTTAGAATTAACAATACTTATTCTTCCTTTAAAAGTATATATTCTTTTAGTGATAAAGAATCAGGAAAAAATCAATGGTTTAAAGGTATTTTATGTGAAGGAAAAAATCGTGAAATTAGGTCTATGTGGAAAACAGTAAAATGTCAAGTAAATCGTTTAATTAGAATACGATACGGAAATATTGTTTTACCGAGAGATTTAAAAATAGGACATTGGACTGAATTAAATTCTACATTAATAGATAGTTTGTACAATTTAATTTCTACTCAAAAATAG
- the sohB gene encoding protease SohB produces the protein MNLLVNYELFLAKIITFIMIIAAIVIFFCSFRKRKNNTKSNLKITLLKDNYQDIKNNVLLSTMENFEKKIWIKKEKEKNKEKKKEILKNKEKYFKNKKKILYVIDFKGGLYAKEVIGLREEISAILSVANKNDEVLLRLESSGGVIHGYGLAASQLNRLRQKGIRLIVSVDKIAASGGYMMACVADYIVSAPFAIIGSIGVVGQIPNFHKLLKKCNIDVELHTAGDYKRTLTMFGHNTDLTRKKFCEELNSTHELFKNFIKEMRPSLDIETVSNGEHWFGTMALEKKLVDEINTSDDILTSKMKEYTLLSIQYVYPKKIIERFTSSISHNFSKILLKMFLNKNYF, from the coding sequence GTGAACTTACTTGTAAATTATGAATTATTCTTAGCAAAGATTATTACTTTTATTATGATTATTGCTGCTATAGTAATATTTTTTTGTTCTTTTAGAAAAAGAAAAAACAATACTAAAAGTAATTTAAAAATTACTTTACTGAAAGATAATTACCAAGATATCAAAAATAATGTTTTATTATCTACAATGGAAAATTTTGAAAAAAAAATATGGATAAAAAAAGAAAAAGAAAAAAATAAAGAAAAGAAAAAAGAAATATTAAAAAATAAAGAAAAATATTTCAAAAATAAAAAGAAAATATTATATGTAATAGATTTCAAAGGTGGATTATATGCTAAAGAAGTAATTGGTTTAAGAGAAGAAATATCTGCAATACTTTCAGTAGCTAATAAAAACGATGAAGTCTTATTGCGTTTAGAAAGTTCTGGAGGTGTTATTCATGGATATGGACTAGCTGCATCTCAATTAAATAGATTACGCCAAAAAGGAATACGATTAATTGTATCTGTAGATAAAATTGCAGCAAGTGGGGGGTATATGATGGCATGTGTTGCGGATTATATTGTATCTGCACCATTTGCTATAATCGGTTCCATTGGTGTAGTAGGTCAGATACCTAATTTTCATAAATTGTTAAAAAAATGTAATATAGATGTTGAATTACATACTGCAGGAGATTATAAACGTACATTGACAATGTTTGGACATAATACTGATTTAACACGTAAGAAATTTTGTGAAGAATTAAATAGCACGCATGAGCTTTTTAAAAATTTTATTAAAGAAATGAGACCATCTTTAGACATTGAAACTGTTTCTAATGGAGAACACTGGTTCGGTACAATGGCTCTAGAAAAAAAACTAGTAGATGAAATTAATACAAGTGATGATATTTTAACTTCCAAAATGAAAGAATATACTTTATTAAGCATTCAATATGTTTATCCTAAAAAAATAATAGAACGTTTTACTTCTTCTATATCACATAATTTTAGTAAAATATTATTGAAAATGTTTTTAAATAAGAATTATTTCTAA
- the topA gene encoding type I DNA topoisomerase: MQKSLVIVESPVKAKTINQYLGDEYIVKSSIGHVRDLPTSNLNNKQKIQNSKHSSKKNILIEKIGINPYQDWKAQYYILPGKEKIVTELKNIANQVDYIYLATDLDREGEAIAWHLKEVIGGHPSKFRRVVFNEITQHSIEKAFNNVGYLNMNRVYAQQARRFMDRIVGYMISPLLWAKISRGLSAGRVQSVAVRIIADREKIIKNFIPEEYWQLSVSLFLKEKENITMNVTHFQNETFRPVSKKEVDQAIKKIKKSLFTVKNREDKIFYKIAPAPFITSTLQQSSSLFLGFSVKKTMFLAQKLYEKGYITYMRTDSYYLSEYAIETVRLYIKNYYGKSYLPKQPNLYSNQKYSQEAHEAIRPCNVQIKLIKSEHLNSDAQKLYSLIWNRFVSSQMTPVKYQSITIIVIADQFKLQKKERIVIFKGWTIVLKEENNICSEFLILDIGNLLLLNKITPIQKFTKPPPRFTEASLVRELEKKGIGRPSTYASITSKIQDRGYVKIKKNKFYAEKMGEILTIRLKKSFSELIDYNFTANMEKKLDQVAQNKIKWKTVLNSFFCNFSRQLEKAKKPPEEGGMELNLIVMTSINCPVCFKKMGIKTAVTGVFLSCSGYVSEPKKRCKKTINLISLNECNLKQNNSKKDEFKKFINRCRKCNMIMDSYLINPKLKIHICSNNPNCIGYTLEKGVFNSPTYLYETIKCDKCNDNMIFKIGRFGKFFICINELCKNTRKVLSNGEIAEPQFQPIPFPQLLCKESNAWFVLREGVTGIFFAANTFPKSRETRSPLVEELAQFQNLLPEKIRYLASGPQIDDEGNKTIVCFNRKTKEHYISSKKEGKFTSWSAIFINKKWSIIKK; encoded by the coding sequence ATGCAAAAATCTCTTGTGATAGTTGAATCTCCAGTAAAAGCAAAAACTATAAATCAATACTTAGGTGATGAATATATAGTTAAATCTAGCATAGGACACGTAAGAGATTTACCTACTAGTAATTTAAATAATAAACAAAAAATTCAGAATTCTAAACATTCTAGCAAAAAAAACATTTTAATAGAAAAAATAGGTATCAATCCTTATCAAGATTGGAAAGCTCAATATTATATTTTACCTGGAAAAGAAAAAATAGTTACTGAATTAAAAAATATTGCAAATCAAGTTGATTATATATATTTAGCTACGGATTTAGATAGAGAAGGAGAAGCAATAGCTTGGCATTTAAAAGAAGTTATTGGTGGTCATCCATCTAAATTTAGACGTGTTGTATTTAATGAAATAACACAACATTCAATAGAAAAAGCTTTTAATAATGTTGGTTATTTAAATATGAATCGAGTATATGCCCAACAAGCACGTCGTTTTATGGATCGTATTGTAGGTTATATGATCTCTCCTTTATTGTGGGCAAAAATTTCAAGGGGTTTATCTGCCGGACGAGTTCAATCGGTAGCAGTTCGAATTATTGCAGATCGTGAAAAAATTATAAAAAACTTTATACCAGAAGAGTATTGGCAATTAAGTGTTTCTCTTTTTTTAAAAGAAAAAGAAAATATTACTATGAATGTGACTCATTTTCAAAATGAAACATTTCGTCCAGTGAGTAAAAAAGAAGTAGATCAAGCAATAAAAAAAATTAAAAAATCATTATTTACTGTCAAAAATCGTGAAGATAAAATATTTTACAAGATAGCACCTGCTCCTTTTATAACTTCTACTTTGCAACAATCTTCTAGTCTATTTTTAGGTTTTAGTGTGAAAAAAACAATGTTTTTAGCACAAAAATTATATGAAAAAGGTTATATAACTTATATGAGAACTGATTCATATTATTTAAGTGAATATGCTATTGAAACTGTTAGGTTATATATAAAAAATTATTATGGAAAGAGTTATTTACCTAAACAACCTAATCTATATTCTAATCAAAAATATTCTCAAGAAGCACACGAAGCTATTCGACCTTGTAATGTTCAAATAAAACTTATAAAATCAGAACATTTAAATTCTGACGCCCAAAAATTGTATTCATTGATTTGGAATCGATTTGTATCTTCTCAAATGACACCAGTAAAATATCAATCTATTACAATAATAGTGATAGCTGATCAATTTAAATTACAAAAAAAAGAAAGAATAGTAATATTTAAAGGTTGGACTATCGTTTTAAAAGAAGAAAATAATATTTGTTCTGAATTTCTTATTCTAGATATAGGAAATTTACTATTATTAAATAAAATCACACCTATTCAAAAATTTACAAAACCTCCTCCACGTTTTACTGAAGCATCTTTAGTGCGTGAGTTAGAAAAAAAAGGTATTGGTAGACCTTCTACTTATGCTTCTATTACATCAAAAATACAAGATCGAGGATATGTTAAAATAAAAAAAAATAAGTTTTATGCTGAAAAAATGGGCGAAATTCTGACTATTCGACTAAAAAAAAGTTTTAGTGAACTTATTGACTATAATTTTACTGCAAATATGGAAAAAAAACTTGATCAAGTCGCTCAAAATAAAATTAAATGGAAGACTGTACTGAATTCTTTTTTCTGTAATTTTTCACGACAATTAGAAAAAGCAAAAAAACCTCCAGAAGAAGGAGGAATGGAACTAAATTTAATTGTGATGACTTCAATCAATTGTCCAGTTTGTTTTAAAAAAATGGGGATAAAAACAGCAGTTACTGGTGTTTTTCTTAGTTGTTCAGGATATGTTTCTGAACCAAAAAAACGATGTAAAAAAACTATAAATCTAATTTCATTAAACGAATGTAATTTAAAACAAAACAATAGCAAAAAAGATGAATTTAAGAAATTCATTAATAGATGCCGAAAATGTAATATGATTATGGATAGTTATTTAATTAATCCAAAACTAAAAATACACATTTGTTCTAATAATCCAAATTGTATTGGTTATACTCTTGAAAAAGGAGTTTTTAACAGCCCTACTTATTTATATGAAACAATTAAATGCGATAAATGTAATGATAATATGATTTTTAAAATAGGGCGTTTTGGTAAATTTTTTATATGTATTAATGAACTTTGTAAAAATACAAGAAAAGTTTTATCTAATGGTGAAATAGCAGAACCTCAATTCCAGCCAATTCCATTTCCACAATTATTATGTAAAGAATCTAATGCTTGGTTTGTTTTACGAGAAGGTGTTACTGGTATCTTTTTTGCTGCTAATACTTTTCCAAAATCAAGAGAAACTAGGTCTCCACTCGTAGAAGAATTAGCTCAGTTTCAAAATTTATTGCCAGAAAAAATACGTTATTTAGCAAGTGGACCTCAAATTGACGATGAAGGCAATAAAACTATAGTTTGTTTTAATAGAAAGACTAAAGAACATTATATTAGTTCTAAAAAAGAAGGAAAATTTACAAGTTGGTCAGCTATATTTATAAATAAGAAGTGGTCTATTATTAAAAAATAA
- a CDS encoding inositol monophosphatase family protein, with product MHPMLNIAIRAVRKGGSVIVQNYDTQNFIKEDIEKKNIFIENIMYKTYKTISQMIYKSYPNHIIVNKNQKNLSIKNENNTIWIINELDGKNNFIRHFPHFCISIAVIVRNKIEISVVYDPIRNDLFTAVKGQGSQLNGYRTRCSNIKTLKYTTVAVNLPEYIHDRSSAYFEIYKKLILCGILFRCTGSTVLDLAYVAAGRIDCLFDFNLEPSNFIAGKLQVREAGCLISDFTGGHEHNNCHSGNLISSPKFVRLITEKMREYFLL from the coding sequence ATGCACCCCATGTTAAATATTGCTATTCGTGCAGTAAGAAAAGGTGGAAGTGTTATCGTTCAAAATTATGATACACAAAATTTTATTAAAGAAGATATAGAAAAAAAGAATATATTTATTGAAAATATTATGTATAAAACTTATAAAACAATTAGTCAAATGATTTACAAATCTTATCCGAATCATATTATTGTAAATAAAAATCAAAAAAATTTATCGATAAAAAATGAAAATAATACTATCTGGATAATTAATGAACTAGATGGAAAAAATAATTTTATCAGACATTTCCCGCATTTTTGTATTTCTATTGCTGTGATTGTAAGAAATAAAATAGAAATTTCTGTAGTATATGATCCTATAAGAAATGATTTATTTACAGCAGTTAAAGGACAAGGTTCACAGCTCAATGGTTATAGAACTAGATGTAGTAATATTAAGACTTTAAAATATACTACAGTAGCTGTTAATTTACCTGAGTATATTCATGATAGATCATCTGCATATTTTGAAATATATAAAAAATTAATTTTATGTGGAATTTTATTTAGATGTACTGGTTCTACCGTACTTGATTTAGCTTATGTTGCAGCGGGTAGAATAGATTGCTTATTTGACTTTAATTTAGAGCCAAGCAACTTTATAGCAGGTAAATTACAAGTACGAGAAGCAGGCTGCTTAATCAGCGATTTTACAGGAGGACATGAACATAATAATTGTCATTCTGGCAATTTAATTAGTAGTCCAAAATTTGTTAGATTAATTACTGAAAAAATGAGAGAATATTTTTTATTATAA
- the rlmN gene encoding 23S rRNA (adenine(2503)-C(2))-methyltransferase RlmN: MNNINILNISNPKVNLLDLNREDLKIFLNSLGGRNFSTQQIMNWIYKHYCNDFNKMMNISKKIRNELYEKSYIFAPQFIEEKISYDGTIKWITSIDNQKIETVYIPEKKRSTLCISSQIGCSLKCYFCATGRQGFNRNLKVSEIIAQIWQANKILKQKNINNHITNIVFMGMGEPLLNFNNVVSSIKIILDEYAFGLSKRRITLSTSGIVPALNKLRNIIDVCLAISLHASNDSIRDVIMPINKKYNIESLLNSALKYLKYSNANRGKITIEYVMLSGINDSNKNAQQLASLLKKIPSKINLIPWNSFIGSSFVCSDMNRINIFANILRQNGFTTVIRKNRGQDIDAACGQLTGNIINRLK; encoded by the coding sequence GTGAATAATATCAATATATTAAATATTTCTAATCCTAAAGTTAATCTATTAGATTTAAATCGTGAAGACTTGAAAATTTTTCTTAATTCTTTAGGTGGAAGAAATTTTTCTACACAACAAATTATGAATTGGATTTACAAGCATTATTGTAATGATTTTAATAAAATGATGAATATTAGCAAAAAAATTAGAAATGAATTATATGAAAAATCTTATATATTCGCACCACAATTTATAGAAGAAAAAATTTCTTATGATGGAACGATAAAATGGATTACGTCTATTGATAATCAAAAAATAGAAACAGTTTATATACCAGAAAAAAAACGTTCTACACTTTGTATTTCATCACAAATAGGTTGTTCTTTGAAATGTTATTTTTGCGCAACTGGAAGACAAGGATTTAATCGAAATTTAAAAGTTTCTGAAATTATCGCTCAAATTTGGCAAGCAAACAAAATTTTAAAACAAAAAAATATCAATAATCACATTACTAATATAGTTTTTATGGGGATGGGTGAACCTCTACTCAATTTTAATAATGTTGTTTCTTCAATAAAAATAATTTTAGACGAATATGCTTTTGGTTTATCAAAGCGTCGTATTACTTTATCTACTTCAGGAATAGTGCCAGCACTAAATAAATTAAGAAATATAATTGATGTTTGTTTGGCTATTTCTTTACATGCTTCTAATGATTCTATACGAGATGTGATTATGCCCATTAATAAAAAATATAATATTGAATCTCTTTTAAATTCAGCATTAAAATATTTGAAATATTCAAATGCCAATCGAGGGAAAATTACAATAGAATATGTCATGTTAAGTGGAATTAATGATTCTAATAAAAATGCTCAACAACTAGCTTCTTTATTAAAAAAAATACCTAGCAAAATTAATCTAATTCCTTGGAATTCTTTCATAGGTTCCTCCTTTGTATGTAGTGATATGAATAGAATTAATATTTTTGCAAATATTTTAAGACAAAACGGTTTTACTACAGTTATTAGAAAAAATAGAGGACAGGATATTGATGCTGCATGCGGTCAATTAACTGGTAATATAATTAATCGTCTTAAATAG
- the ispG gene encoding flavodoxin-dependent (E)-4-hydroxy-3-methylbut-2-enyl-diphosphate synthase, giving the protein MNKYKTINRRKSDRIYVGTVPIGNNSPISIQSMTNTKTTNTLDTIKQILELQKVGVDIVRVAIPTMKAAESFKIIKKKVSVPLIADIHFDYRLALKSIEYGADCLRVNPGNIGNKKRVSEIVKCAKDKNIPIRIGVNAGSLEKDILKKYRIPTPEALVESAIRHIEYFDDLNFHQFKVSVKASDVFLAVEAYRILGKKITQPLHIGITEAGSFRNGTVKSSIGIACLLLDGIGDTLRISLSANPIEEVKVGYDILKVLGLRSRGINFIACPTCSRQEFDVINIVNQLEKRLEDISTPIDVSIIGCIVNGIGEAKLSTLGLTGGYKKSAFYEDGIRQKNKLKNEEIIEKLEIKIRNKIKKIDELNNCKK; this is encoded by the coding sequence ATGAATAAATATAAAACTATTAATAGAAGAAAATCTGATCGTATTTACGTTGGTACAGTACCTATTGGTAATAACTCTCCTATTTCTATTCAATCTATGACCAATACAAAAACAACTAATACTTTAGATACGATTAAACAAATTTTAGAATTGCAAAAAGTTGGAGTTGATATTGTTCGAGTTGCAATACCTACTATGAAAGCTGCTGAATCTTTTAAAATAATTAAAAAAAAGGTCAGCGTTCCATTAATAGCAGATATACATTTTGACTATAGATTAGCCTTAAAATCTATAGAATATGGAGCAGATTGTTTAAGAGTCAATCCCGGAAATATTGGTAATAAAAAAAGAGTATCAGAAATTGTGAAGTGTGCAAAAGATAAAAATATTCCTATTCGTATTGGTGTAAATGCAGGGTCATTAGAAAAAGATATATTAAAAAAATATAGAATACCTACTCCAGAAGCTTTAGTAGAATCAGCTATAAGACATATTGAATATTTTGATGATTTAAATTTTCATCAGTTTAAAGTGAGTGTAAAAGCATCTGATGTTTTTCTAGCTGTGGAAGCTTATCGAATTTTAGGAAAAAAAATTACACAGCCTTTACACATTGGAATAACAGAAGCAGGAAGTTTTAGAAATGGCACAGTAAAATCTTCTATAGGTATTGCTTGTTTATTATTAGATGGTATTGGAGATACACTACGAATTTCATTATCAGCAAATCCTATAGAAGAAGTAAAAGTAGGTTATGATATTTTAAAAGTTCTTGGTTTAAGATCTCGAGGAATTAATTTTATTGCCTGTCCTACCTGTTCTAGACAAGAATTTGATGTTATTAATATAGTTAATCAATTAGAAAAAAGATTGGAAGATATCTCTACTCCAATAGATGTTTCTATTATTGGATGTATTGTTAACGGAATAGGTGAAGCAAAATTATCAACACTAGGGTTAACAGGAGGCTATAAAAAAAGTGCATTTTATGAAGATGGAATACGTCAAAAAAACAAATTAAAAAATGAAGAAATTATTGAAAAATTAGAAATCAAAATTCGGAATAAAATAAAAAAAATAGATGAATTAAATAATTGTAAAAAATAA
- the hisS gene encoding histidine--tRNA ligase, producing the protein MKKEIKSIRGMHDYLPEELKIWNYVETILKEILTNYCYLEIRLPLLEKTEIFKRAIGNVTDVVEKEMYSFNDRKGTSLTLRPEGTVGCVRSFIQNNLCNQKNNRFWYLGPMFRYERPQKGRYRQFYQLGAEVFGLDKEDIDLEIILLTNRLWKKIGIHSHVQLEINSIGSKKDRLNYKKELVFFLKKNEHLLDQDCQRRLYTNPLRILDSKNQEIKKILQSAPSLNDYIDMSSINHFKNLCNMMSSHGIKYVYNKNLVRGLDYYNRTVFEWTSNYLGSQNTICAGGRYDSLVEDMGGKKTSAIGFAIGIERLVLLLKSLNILNITREEINIYIIFIGEENKYHAVKLSEEIRNLYPKLKIFVDFFNQNLKKKIKNAVNASAKLAIIITSKEMKEKFFLVKDLKNK; encoded by the coding sequence GTGAAAAAAGAAATTAAATCTATTAGAGGCATGCATGATTATCTTCCAGAAGAATTAAAAATTTGGAATTATGTAGAAACTATTTTAAAAGAAATTTTAACTAACTATTGTTATTTAGAAATTAGATTGCCGTTATTAGAAAAAACTGAAATTTTTAAAAGAGCTATTGGCAATGTCACTGATGTAGTTGAAAAAGAAATGTATTCTTTTAACGATCGAAAAGGTACTAGCTTAACTTTGCGACCAGAAGGTACTGTTGGTTGTGTTAGATCTTTTATACAAAATAATTTATGCAATCAAAAAAATAACAGATTTTGGTATTTAGGTCCTATGTTTAGATATGAAAGACCACAAAAGGGAAGATACCGTCAATTTTATCAATTAGGAGCTGAAGTATTTGGATTAGATAAAGAAGATATTGATTTAGAAATCATTTTATTAACAAATCGTTTATGGAAAAAAATTGGTATTCATTCGCATGTACAATTAGAAATAAATTCTATTGGTTCTAAAAAAGATCGACTGAATTATAAAAAAGAATTAGTATTTTTTCTTAAAAAAAATGAACATTTGTTAGATCAGGATTGTCAAAGACGATTATATACTAATCCTTTACGGATATTAGATTCTAAAAATCAAGAAATCAAAAAAATACTTCAATCGGCTCCATCATTGAATGACTATATTGATATGTCTTCAATTAATCATTTTAAAAACTTATGTAATATGATGAGTTCTCACGGAATTAAATACGTATATAATAAAAATTTAGTACGAGGATTAGATTATTATAATAGAACAGTCTTTGAATGGACAAGTAATTATTTAGGTTCACAAAATACAATTTGTGCAGGAGGAAGATATGATTCATTAGTAGAAGATATGGGAGGGAAAAAAACATCTGCTATAGGTTTTGCAATTGGAATCGAACGATTAGTGTTATTACTTAAGTCATTAAATATTTTAAATATCACAAGAGAAGAAATAAATATTTACATTATTTTTATAGGAGAGGAAAATAAATATCATGCTGTCAAATTATCTGAAGAAATAAGAAATTTATATCCTAAATTAAAAATATTTGTTGATTTTTTCAATCAAAACCTGAAAAAGAAAATAAAAAATGCTGTCAACGCTTCAGCAAAACTTGCTATTATTATTACTTCTAAAGAAATGAAAGAAAAATTTTTTTTAGTTAAAGACTTGAAAAATAAATAA
- the glyA gene encoding serine hydroxymethyltransferase encodes MFNSKIEFSKYDPELWNAIEKERKRQEFHIELIASENYTSNYIMNVQGSQLTNKYAEGYPGKRYYGGCKYVDIIEELAIQRAKKLFDADYANVQPHSGSQANFAVYTALLSPGDTILGMKLSHGGHLTHGSPVNFSGQIYNVISYGVDTNGNIDYQELLYLTRKYKPKMIVGGFSAYSGICDWKKMREIADEVNAYFIVDMAHIAGLVAAQIYPNPIHYAHVVTSTTHKTLAGPRGGLILAKNGNDTLYKKLNLSVFPGSQGGPLMHVIAGKAIAFKEALEPKFKTYQKQIVNNAQIMAKNFLIQGYKIISGGTYNHLFLVDLTDKTLTGKDADIALSKANITINKNTIPNDLKSPFITSGIRIGTPAVTRRGFKETEVSKVSDWIVSILNDVHDIHNITNIKKKVLELCAQFPVYI; translated from the coding sequence ATGTTTAATTCCAAAATAGAATTTTCAAAATATGATCCAGAATTATGGAATGCTATAGAAAAAGAAAGAAAAAGACAAGAATTTCATATAGAACTAATTGCATCTGAAAATTACACTAGTAATTATATCATGAACGTACAGGGCTCGCAATTAACTAATAAATATGCAGAGGGTTATCCTGGAAAACGATATTATGGTGGGTGTAAATATGTTGATATTATTGAAGAACTAGCCATTCAGCGAGCAAAAAAATTATTCGATGCTGATTATGCGAATGTTCAACCTCATTCTGGATCTCAAGCTAATTTTGCTGTTTACACAGCATTGTTAAGTCCTGGAGATACAATATTAGGTATGAAATTATCGCATGGAGGACATTTGACTCATGGATCTCCTGTAAATTTTTCAGGCCAAATATATAATGTAATTTCATATGGTGTAGATACAAATGGTAATATAGATTATCAAGAACTATTGTATTTGACTAGGAAATATAAACCTAAAATGATTGTTGGTGGTTTCTCAGCATATTCTGGGATTTGTGACTGGAAAAAAATGCGTGAGATTGCTGATGAAGTTAATGCATATTTTATTGTTGATATGGCTCACATAGCTGGTCTAGTAGCTGCTCAAATTTACCCAAATCCAATACACTATGCTCATGTTGTGACAAGTACTACTCATAAAACATTAGCAGGACCTAGAGGTGGGCTTATTCTTGCTAAAAATGGAAATGATACGTTATATAAAAAATTAAACTTATCAGTTTTTCCTGGTTCACAAGGAGGTCCTCTGATGCATGTCATTGCAGGAAAAGCTATTGCATTTAAAGAAGCGTTAGAACCAAAATTTAAAACATATCAAAAGCAGATAGTAAATAATGCTCAAATAATGGCTAAAAATTTTTTAATACAAGGATATAAAATTATATCTGGAGGTACATACAATCATTTATTTTTAGTTGATTTAACTGATAAAACATTAACAGGAAAAGATGCCGATATAGCTTTAAGTAAAGCAAATATCACAATAAACAAAAATACTATACCCAATGATCTAAAGAGTCCTTTTATTACTTCAGGAATTCGTATTGGTACACCTGCTGTTACTAGAAGAGGATTTAAAGAAACAGAAGTATCTAAAGTATCAGATTGGATAGTGAGTATTTTAAATGACGTTCATGACATTCATAATATTACTAATATTAAAAAGAAAGTTTTAGAACTTTGTGCACAATTTCCTGTTTATATTTAA